A single window of Luteipulveratus halotolerans DNA harbors:
- the rplI gene encoding 50S ribosomal protein L9 gives MKVILTHEVSKLGTAGDVVDVKDGYARNFLLPRNLATPWTKGGQKQVEAISKARETRAVKTLEEAQSIKGNLEHAKVKVEARAGQSGRLFGAVTTAEIADAVKAAGAGDIDRRKVEIGQPIRSTGAYEVQVRLHPEVSATLKLDVVAAK, from the coding sequence ATGAAGGTCATCCTCACCCACGAGGTGTCCAAGCTGGGCACGGCCGGTGACGTCGTGGACGTCAAGGACGGCTACGCCCGCAACTTCCTGCTGCCCCGCAACCTGGCCACCCCGTGGACCAAGGGCGGGCAGAAGCAGGTCGAGGCGATCAGCAAGGCCCGCGAGACCCGCGCCGTCAAGACCCTCGAGGAGGCCCAGTCGATCAAGGGCAACCTCGAGCACGCCAAGGTCAAGGTCGAGGCGCGCGCCGGTCAGTCCGGTCGCCTCTTCGGCGCCGTCACCACCGCCGAGATCGCTGACGCGGTCAAGGCTGCGGGCGCCGGCGACATCGACCGCCGCAAGGTCGAGATCGGTCAGCCGATCCGCAGCACCGGCGCCTACGAGGTCCAGGTCCGCCTGCACCCCGAGGTCTCGGCCACGCTGAAGCTCGACGTCGTCGCGGCCAAGTAA
- the rpsR gene encoding 30S ribosomal protein S18, whose amino-acid sequence MAKPVVRKPKKKANPLKAAKVENIDYKDTALLRKFISDRGKIRARRVTGVSVQEQRLIATAVKNAREMALLPYSSSAR is encoded by the coding sequence ATGGCCAAGCCCGTTGTGCGCAAGCCCAAGAAGAAGGCCAACCCGCTGAAGGCGGCGAAGGTCGAGAACATCGACTACAAGGACACCGCGCTGCTGCGCAAGTTCATCTCCGACCGCGGCAAGATCCGCGCTCGTCGGGTGACCGGTGTGTCCGTCCAGGAGCAGCGGCTCATCGCCACCGCGGTCAAGAACGCCCGCGAGATGGCGCTGCTGCCCTACTCCAGCTCGGCTCGCTGA
- a CDS encoding single-stranded DNA-binding protein, translating to MAAGDTVITIVGNLTQDPELRFTPSGAAVANFTVASTPRQFDRQTNEWKDGETLFMRCSVWREAAENVAESLGRGTRVVVTGRLVSRSFETKEGEKRTVMEMQVDEVGPSLRYATAKVNKTQRGGGGGFGGGQQGGGFGGNQGGGQGGPQGGGFGGNQGGGQGQQDDPWATQPAGGQQGGGGQQSGAPQGGGQGGWSTGPSYDEPPF from the coding sequence ATGGCTGCAGGCGACACCGTCATCACCATCGTCGGAAACCTCACCCAGGACCCGGAGCTGCGGTTCACGCCGTCCGGGGCTGCGGTCGCCAACTTCACCGTTGCGTCGACGCCGCGTCAGTTCGACCGGCAGACCAACGAGTGGAAGGACGGCGAGACGCTGTTCATGCGCTGCTCGGTGTGGCGCGAGGCGGCTGAGAACGTCGCCGAGTCCCTCGGTCGCGGCACCCGCGTCGTCGTCACCGGCCGCCTGGTGTCTCGTTCGTTCGAGACCAAGGAGGGCGAGAAGCGCACCGTGATGGAGATGCAGGTCGACGAGGTCGGCCCGTCGCTCCGTTACGCCACCGCCAAGGTCAACAAGACCCAGCGCGGCGGCGGAGGTGGCTTCGGTGGCGGCCAGCAGGGCGGCGGCTTCGGCGGCAACCAGGGTGGCGGCCAGGGCGGCCCGCAGGGTGGCGGCTTCGGCGGCAACCAGGGCGGCGGCCAGGGCCAGCAGGACGACCCGTGGGCGACCCAGCCGGCCGGTGGCCAGCAGGGTGGCGGCGGTCAGCAGTCCGGCGCACCGCAGGGTGGCGGCCAGGGCGGCTGGAGCACCGGCCCGTCCTACGACGAGCCCCCTTTCTGA
- the rpsF gene encoding 30S ribosomal protein S6, which translates to MRQYELMIILDPELDERTVQPSLDKILTVVSKDGGKVDNVDIWGRRRLAYDIKKKAEGIYAVVTMTAESATAKELDRQLGLNETILRTKLLRVDA; encoded by the coding sequence ATGCGTCAGTACGAACTCATGATCATCCTCGACCCCGAGCTCGATGAGCGCACCGTCCAGCCCTCGCTGGACAAGATCCTCACCGTCGTCAGCAAGGACGGCGGCAAGGTCGACAACGTCGACATCTGGGGTCGTCGCCGCCTGGCCTACGACATCAAGAAGAAGGCCGAGGGCATCTACGCGGTCGTCACCATGACGGCTGAGTCGGCCACCGCCAAGGAGCTCGACCGCCAGCTCGGTCTCAACGAGACCATCCTGCGCACCAAGCTCCTGCGCGTCGACGCCTAA
- a CDS encoding glycosyltransferase family 87 protein: MPRTPVRLAVPSRGDGVVAQACEVIGGVVGRYAGVGRRPWTFAAALLSAAASVFVALGVLQKNHCVRSGWSTPGSLWRACYSDLPGAVTAQHLSDPWATGGPGESQPVLTAYLTWLVRLLTPEGSGLVEQRFYFAAAAIVIVLLIAVTVAAVAATLPRSPWVAAHVALSPVLITASLMSYDMLGVALMALGVLAWTRRHPLMAGTLLGAATMARTFPAVVIVAIALVAWRERRQTALWRVLSGAVAAIAVGLILGWAVGGDPLASYQVWSDQSAGYGSSWLVVQIAGLDLPAAALTALAVIGWVLALVVGVYLATDRERNLDVAHLSLVMLVVVMVTGKSVSVQSALWLLPLIALCGLRWRDHLVWAGIELASFAAVWMYAGTSFNENRSLPGPAYALLTVLRLLAWIGLAWQAVATQRRLDEGEALPPTGVRRPILSAAD; encoded by the coding sequence ATGCCACGTACGCCGGTCCGCCTCGCCGTGCCCAGCCGCGGTGATGGTGTCGTCGCCCAGGCCTGCGAGGTGATCGGCGGAGTCGTGGGTCGGTACGCCGGCGTCGGTCGTCGACCGTGGACGTTCGCCGCCGCGCTGCTGTCGGCCGCCGCCAGTGTCTTCGTCGCCCTCGGTGTCCTGCAGAAGAACCACTGCGTGCGCTCGGGCTGGAGCACGCCCGGGTCGCTGTGGCGCGCCTGCTACTCCGACCTGCCGGGTGCGGTCACGGCGCAGCACCTGTCCGACCCGTGGGCCACGGGCGGTCCGGGCGAGTCGCAGCCGGTGCTCACGGCGTACCTCACCTGGCTCGTCCGGCTGCTCACACCCGAGGGCTCCGGCCTGGTCGAGCAGCGGTTCTACTTCGCGGCCGCCGCGATCGTGATCGTGCTGCTCATCGCGGTGACCGTCGCCGCCGTCGCGGCGACGTTGCCGCGCAGCCCGTGGGTCGCGGCGCACGTCGCGCTCAGCCCGGTGCTGATCACGGCGAGCCTGATGTCCTACGACATGCTCGGTGTGGCGCTGATGGCGCTCGGCGTCCTCGCCTGGACCCGTCGTCACCCGCTCATGGCCGGCACGCTGCTCGGCGCGGCGACGATGGCGCGCACCTTCCCGGCGGTCGTCATCGTCGCGATCGCGCTGGTCGCCTGGCGTGAGCGTCGCCAGACCGCGCTGTGGCGGGTGCTCAGCGGTGCCGTCGCCGCGATCGCGGTCGGCCTCATCCTCGGCTGGGCGGTGGGTGGAGACCCGCTCGCGTCGTACCAGGTCTGGTCCGACCAGAGCGCCGGCTACGGCTCGTCCTGGCTCGTCGTCCAGATCGCCGGCCTCGATCTGCCGGCCGCCGCGCTGACCGCGCTCGCCGTCATCGGCTGGGTGCTGGCGCTGGTCGTCGGCGTCTATCTCGCCACCGATCGTGAGCGCAACCTCGACGTCGCGCACCTGTCGCTGGTGATGCTCGTCGTGGTGATGGTGACCGGCAAGAGCGTGTCGGTGCAGAGCGCCCTGTGGCTGCTGCCGCTGATCGCCCTGTGCGGGCTGCGCTGGCGCGACCACCTGGTGTGGGCCGGCATCGAGCTCGCGAGCTTCGCGGCGGTGTGGATGTACGCCGGCACGTCGTTCAACGAGAACCGCTCGCTGCCCGGCCCCGCCTACGCCCTGCTCACCGTGCTGCGGCTGCTCGCCTGGATCGGCCTGGCCTGGCAGGCGGTGGCGACCCAGCGCCGGCTCGACGAGGGCGAGGCACTGCCGCCGACCGGCGTACGTCGACCGATCCTGTCGGCCGCCGATTAG
- a CDS encoding transglycosylase domain-containing protein has protein sequence MTDTPGPRARRRAAQATASDSPRTSSAGSGRSGGGSGRPGGGGSGRSGGPRRPAGGNGRRQHGLAYKIVTRTMLGLFSLFVLGLVALFVVYQRTDIPKANAEAQQQQSILYYDDGKTELARFNSTTRESVTIDKIPDHVQHAFLSAEDRDFYNNRGISPTGIVRAFWTNLRGGSKAGGSTITQQYVKNYFLTQDRTVTRKFKEVMISLKIDQKMSKDQILADYLNTIYFGRGAYGIQAASKAYFNKDVSQLNTSEGAFLASIVNSPNRLDPARGPASAKLVNQRMVYVLDGMVKKGWLPESELSKQNFPIVQPRKEKSTIPGPLGYVREQVRDELVEKIGLSDTDVDKGGLKITTTINKQSQDAAVRAVQDHMPEGSKDLHAGLVAQRPGTGEVVAMYGGSDPTKERDNATGQLMQGASNFKVFGLIGGLQDGMTLDKTYEGKSPMKFKQYITEKNPKGEVTNFGDKSWGRITLRKATAFSVNTVFLQLNKDIGPARTAAVAEAAGIPEDRLTAANGDTSISNILGTPSVHVIDMATAYNTINAQGVRADAHFIKKITSTTGSYTYAAKPKTSKAFDKDVALNAINAMQGVVKEGSAKTALEGFDRDAAGKTGTSNGNMALWFSGFTPQLTTSVGMFKSSDGGRTIQQLTGPEGDGLTGGKYPAEIWKAFMEAALQGQPAPKFPLPPGMKPTFTPTRTETPSPTSTEEESTPSPTEEETSDEPKETETSTPEPTRTRTSTPEPTRTRTEEPRPTKTRTQTEPPPDPTTDEPSPTSSKTKGGPNWPLP, from the coding sequence GTGACGGACACCCCCGGCCCCCGGGCACGCCGCCGCGCCGCGCAGGCCACGGCATCGGACTCCCCGCGGACGAGCTCGGCCGGCTCCGGCCGCTCAGGCGGCGGCTCCGGCCGACCCGGCGGAGGCGGCAGCGGACGGTCCGGCGGACCCCGTCGCCCCGCGGGCGGCAACGGACGACGTCAGCACGGACTCGCGTACAAGATCGTCACGCGCACCATGCTCGGGCTCTTCAGCCTGTTCGTGCTCGGACTCGTCGCGCTGTTCGTGGTCTACCAGCGCACCGACATCCCCAAGGCCAACGCCGAGGCGCAGCAGCAGCAGTCGATCCTCTACTACGACGACGGCAAGACCGAGCTCGCGCGCTTCAACAGCACGACGCGCGAGAGCGTCACGATCGACAAGATCCCCGACCACGTGCAGCACGCGTTCCTGTCTGCCGAGGACCGCGACTTCTACAACAACCGGGGCATCTCGCCGACCGGCATCGTGCGGGCGTTCTGGACCAACCTGCGTGGCGGGTCGAAGGCCGGTGGCTCGACCATCACCCAGCAGTACGTCAAGAACTACTTCCTGACCCAGGACCGTACGGTCACCCGTAAGTTCAAAGAGGTCATGATCTCGCTGAAGATCGACCAGAAGATGTCGAAGGACCAGATCCTCGCCGACTACCTCAACACGATCTACTTCGGGCGCGGCGCGTACGGCATCCAGGCGGCCTCCAAGGCGTACTTCAACAAGGACGTCAGCCAGCTCAACACCAGCGAGGGCGCCTTCCTCGCCTCGATCGTCAACTCGCCCAACCGCCTCGACCCGGCCCGCGGCCCGGCGTCGGCCAAGCTCGTCAACCAGCGCATGGTGTACGTGCTCGACGGCATGGTCAAGAAGGGCTGGCTGCCCGAGTCGGAGCTGTCCAAGCAGAACTTCCCGATCGTGCAGCCGCGCAAGGAGAAGTCGACGATCCCGGGGCCCCTCGGCTACGTGCGCGAGCAGGTGCGCGACGAGCTCGTCGAGAAGATCGGCCTGTCCGACACCGACGTCGACAAGGGCGGTCTGAAGATCACGACGACCATCAACAAGCAGTCGCAGGACGCGGCCGTGCGTGCCGTGCAGGACCACATGCCCGAGGGATCCAAGGACCTGCACGCCGGGCTGGTCGCGCAGCGCCCCGGCACGGGCGAGGTCGTCGCGATGTACGGCGGTTCGGACCCCACCAAGGAGCGCGACAACGCCACCGGCCAGCTCATGCAGGGCGCCTCGAACTTCAAGGTGTTCGGTCTGATCGGCGGCCTGCAGGACGGTATGACCCTCGACAAGACGTACGAGGGCAAGTCGCCCATGAAGTTCAAGCAGTACATCACCGAGAAGAACCCCAAGGGCGAGGTCACCAACTTCGGCGACAAGAGCTGGGGTCGCATCACGCTGCGCAAGGCCACGGCGTTCTCGGTCAACACCGTCTTCCTGCAGCTCAACAAGGACATCGGCCCGGCCAGGACGGCGGCCGTGGCCGAGGCCGCCGGCATCCCGGAGGACCGGCTGACCGCGGCGAACGGTGACACCTCGATCTCCAACATCCTCGGGACGCCGTCCGTGCACGTCATCGACATGGCGACCGCGTACAACACGATCAACGCCCAGGGTGTCCGCGCCGACGCGCACTTCATCAAGAAGATCACCAGCACGACCGGCAGCTACACCTACGCCGCGAAGCCCAAGACGAGCAAGGCGTTCGACAAGGACGTCGCGCTCAACGCGATCAACGCCATGCAGGGCGTGGTGAAGGAGGGCAGCGCCAAGACGGCGCTCGAGGGCTTCGACCGTGATGCGGCCGGCAAGACCGGTACGTCCAACGGCAACATGGCGCTGTGGTTCAGCGGGTTCACCCCGCAGCTCACGACGTCGGTGGGCATGTTCAAGTCCTCCGACGGCGGCCGCACCATCCAGCAGCTGACCGGCCCCGAGGGTGACGGTCTGACCGGTGGCAAGTACCCCGCGGAGATCTGGAAGGCGTTCATGGAGGCCGCGCTGCAGGGGCAGCCGGCACCGAAGTTCCCGCTGCCGCCCGGCATGAAGCCGACGTTCACCCCGACCCGGACCGAGACGCCGTCGCCCACCTCCACCGAGGAGGAGTCGACGCCGTCGCCGACCGAGGAGGAGACGAGCGACGAGCCGAAGGAGACCGAGACCTCCACGCCCGAGCCGACGCGCACCCGGACCTCGACGCCTGAGCCGACGCGCACCAGGACCGAGGAGCCCCGCCCCACCAAGACGCGGACCCAGACCGAGCCCCCGCCGGACCCGACGACCGACGAGCCGTCCCCGACGTCCAGCAAGACCAAGGGCGGACCCAACTGGCCGCTCCCGTAG
- a CDS encoding PadR family transcriptional regulator has product MAGTSRRAAVLELAVLGLLHESPLHGYELRKQLSTVLGAFRAVSYGSLYPCLRTLVERGWITEAPAVGAGGRPGRRARITYELTAEGKEQFQALLGQSGPAAWEDDTFGVHFAFFGRASSDVRLRILEGRRSRLEERLDAARAVSRERRERIDAYTAELHRHGLESTEREVRWLNELIETERTAYGSPRTAPGLDTPSAGAPGYSTSGGASAPGYSTSGGSGSTSETTDITNSTDPQGNSRRNHG; this is encoded by the coding sequence ATGGCTGGTACGTCGCGCCGCGCGGCCGTGCTCGAGCTCGCCGTGCTCGGGCTGCTCCACGAGTCACCGCTGCACGGGTACGAGCTGCGCAAGCAGCTGTCGACCGTGCTCGGCGCGTTCCGGGCGGTCTCGTACGGCTCGCTCTACCCGTGCCTGCGCACCCTCGTCGAGCGCGGCTGGATCACCGAGGCCCCCGCTGTGGGCGCCGGCGGTCGACCCGGGCGGCGGGCGCGCATCACGTACGAGCTGACCGCCGAGGGCAAGGAGCAGTTCCAGGCGCTGCTCGGCCAGTCCGGCCCGGCCGCGTGGGAGGACGACACGTTCGGGGTCCACTTCGCGTTCTTCGGGCGGGCGAGCTCCGATGTCCGGCTGCGGATCCTCGAAGGCCGCCGGTCGCGGCTCGAGGAGCGCCTCGACGCCGCGCGCGCGGTCAGCCGCGAGCGGCGCGAGCGCATCGACGCCTACACCGCCGAGCTGCACCGGCACGGGCTGGAGTCGACCGAACGCGAGGTGCGCTGGCTCAACGAGCTGATCGAGACCGAGCGCACGGCGTACGGGTCTCCCCGGACGGCACCGGGTCTCGATACGCCCTCCGCTGGCGCTCCGGGCTACTCGACCAGCGGTGGGGCTAGCGCTCCGGGCTACTCGACCAGCGGTGGGTCCGGCTCGACCAGCGAGACCACAGACATCACGAATTCCACTGACCCGCAAGGTAATTCAAGGAGAAACCATGGGTAA
- a CDS encoding inositol-3-phosphate synthase, which produces MGNVRVAIVGVGNCASSLVQGVEYYKDADASGSVPGLMHVQFGDYHVNDVEFVAAFDVDDKKVGKDLSEAINASENNTIKIADVPTTGVEVQRGHTLDGIGKYYALTIEESAAEPVDVVQALKDAKVDVLVSYLPVGSEQADKFYAQCAIDAGVAFVNALPVFIASDPEWAKKFEDAGVPIIGDDIKSQVGATITHRVMAKLFEDRGVVLDRTYQLNVGGNMDFKNMLERERLESKKVSKTQAVTSNLNGPLAGKIDDKNVHIGPSDYVAWLDDRKWAYVRLEGRAFGDVPLNLEYKLEVWDSPNSAGIIIDAIRAAKIAKDRGIGGALLSASSYLMKSPPEQREDTEGRAKLEAFIAGTEER; this is translated from the coding sequence ATGGGTAACGTACGCGTCGCCATCGTTGGCGTCGGCAACTGCGCGAGCTCGCTCGTGCAGGGTGTTGAGTACTACAAGGACGCGGACGCCTCGGGCTCCGTGCCCGGACTGATGCACGTGCAGTTCGGTGACTACCACGTCAACGACGTCGAGTTCGTCGCAGCGTTCGACGTCGACGACAAGAAGGTCGGCAAGGACCTGTCCGAGGCCATCAACGCCTCGGAGAACAACACGATCAAGATCGCCGACGTGCCCACGACGGGCGTCGAGGTGCAGCGTGGCCACACCCTCGACGGCATCGGCAAGTACTACGCGCTGACCATCGAGGAGTCGGCGGCCGAGCCGGTCGACGTCGTCCAGGCCCTCAAGGACGCCAAGGTCGACGTCCTCGTGTCCTACCTGCCGGTGGGCTCGGAGCAGGCTGACAAGTTCTACGCCCAGTGCGCGATCGACGCCGGTGTGGCCTTCGTCAACGCGCTGCCCGTTTTCATCGCGTCCGACCCCGAGTGGGCCAAGAAGTTCGAGGACGCCGGTGTGCCGATCATCGGTGACGACATCAAGAGCCAGGTCGGCGCGACGATCACCCACCGTGTGATGGCCAAGCTGTTCGAGGACCGCGGCGTCGTGCTCGACCGCACGTACCAGCTCAACGTCGGCGGCAACATGGACTTCAAGAACATGCTCGAGCGCGAGCGCCTGGAGTCCAAGAAGGTCTCCAAGACCCAGGCCGTGACGTCCAACCTCAACGGCCCGCTGGCCGGCAAGATCGACGACAAGAACGTCCACATCGGCCCGTCGGACTACGTCGCGTGGCTCGACGACCGCAAGTGGGCGTACGTCCGTCTCGAGGGTCGCGCGTTCGGTGACGTGCCGCTCAACCTGGAGTACAAGCTCGAGGTCTGGGACTCCCCCAACTCGGCCGGCATCATCATCGACGCCATCCGTGCGGCCAAGATCGCCAAGGACCGCGGCATCGGCGGCGCCCTCCTGAGCGCGTCGTCGTACCTCATGAAGTCCCCGCCGGAGCAGCGCGAGGACACCGAGGGTCGCGCCAAGCTCGAGGCCTTCATCGCGGGCACCGAGGAGCGCTGA
- a CDS encoding DUF559 domain-containing protein → MATNALDRMMTELGGAATYGQLRTIASKRAIGQAVDTGRLIRLARNRDATSELAEHAASAHGLSGTMSHGSAAAHYGWSMKHEPQIPVVTVRPNRHLTRDQQCGVRTVWRDLSSAERSGAVTSPLRTVVDCALTMPFDEALAVADSACRAGDVDEDTLIEAAGRVRGRGARQARRVLRESTSLAANPLESVLRAIALDVAGLDVSPQVQICEPGVWAVVDLADVSLGLVLEAEGFAFHGTRKGFEKDCERYSSLTCLGWLVLRFTWKQVMRRPDWVRDRIADAVRLRGAGLPGGLASPATRAAAVPRGRSDRRTA, encoded by the coding sequence ATGGCCACGAACGCCCTCGACCGCATGATGACCGAGCTGGGTGGCGCGGCGACGTACGGGCAGCTGCGGACGATCGCGTCCAAGCGCGCCATCGGACAAGCCGTGGACACCGGACGACTCATCCGCCTAGCCCGAAACCGTGATGCGACAAGCGAACTCGCTGAGCACGCGGCGTCCGCACACGGCCTCTCAGGCACCATGAGTCATGGAAGTGCCGCCGCCCACTACGGCTGGTCGATGAAGCACGAGCCGCAGATCCCCGTCGTCACCGTGCGCCCGAACCGCCACCTCACGCGCGACCAGCAGTGCGGCGTCCGCACAGTCTGGCGTGACCTGTCGAGCGCCGAGAGGTCGGGCGCGGTGACCTCGCCGCTGCGCACCGTCGTCGACTGTGCGCTCACGATGCCGTTCGACGAGGCGCTCGCCGTCGCCGACTCCGCGTGCCGTGCGGGTGACGTCGACGAAGACACCCTGATCGAGGCCGCAGGCCGGGTGAGAGGACGTGGCGCCCGCCAGGCTCGGCGGGTGCTGCGGGAGTCGACCTCGCTCGCGGCCAACCCGTTGGAGTCGGTGCTACGCGCGATCGCTCTCGACGTCGCAGGTCTCGATGTGAGCCCGCAGGTGCAGATCTGCGAGCCGGGCGTGTGGGCTGTCGTCGACCTGGCCGACGTCTCGCTCGGCCTGGTGCTGGAGGCCGAGGGGTTCGCGTTCCACGGCACCAGGAAGGGGTTCGAGAAGGACTGCGAGCGCTACTCCTCGCTCACCTGTCTGGGCTGGCTGGTGCTGCGCTTCACCTGGAAGCAGGTCATGCGGCGACCGGACTGGGTGCGGGACCGCATCGCCGACGCCGTACGACTGCGGGGCGCGGGCCTCCCAGGAGGACTCGCGAGCCCGGCCACGCGCGCGGCCGCGGTACCGCGCGGGCGGAGCGACCGGCGTACAGCGTGA
- a CDS encoding biotin/lipoyl-binding carrier protein produces MPVTKTQEIASDLVANVAQVHVTVGQQVEAGEELVLLESMKMEIPVVPEFAGTVSQVRVQPGDVVQEGDVLVVLT; encoded by the coding sequence ATGCCCGTCACGAAGACCCAGGAGATCGCCTCCGACCTCGTCGCCAACGTCGCGCAGGTCCATGTCACCGTCGGCCAGCAGGTCGAGGCCGGTGAGGAGCTCGTGCTGCTGGAGTCGATGAAGATGGAGATCCCGGTGGTGCCCGAGTTCGCCGGCACGGTCTCGCAGGTGCGGGTGCAGCCGGGCGATGTCGTCCAGGAGGGCGACGTCCTCGTCGTCCTCACCTGA
- a CDS encoding NADPH-dependent FMN reductase produces the protein MTQTTPTRSDSIRPAQGRPRLAVIIASVRQGRFAPVVAAWTQARVAEHSGFEVDVIDLADEYLPLELAPDSPVVLGEDYPRPPQMARLTARLDAADAFLVITPEYNHSFPASIKAAIDWHFTQWQAKPVAFVSYGGHAGGARAVNHLRQVFTELHAVSIRDGVAFPMVYRVFDEDGQPTDPEVGRAAKVMLDELAWWARALRTAREETPYAW, from the coding sequence ATGACCCAGACAACACCGACACGTTCCGACTCCATCCGGCCCGCTCAGGGCAGGCCGCGTCTCGCCGTCATCATCGCCAGCGTCCGGCAGGGTCGCTTCGCCCCGGTCGTCGCCGCCTGGACGCAGGCTCGGGTCGCCGAGCACAGCGGGTTCGAGGTCGACGTGATCGATCTGGCCGACGAGTACCTCCCGCTCGAGCTCGCGCCCGACTCACCCGTCGTCCTCGGCGAGGACTACCCACGGCCGCCGCAGATGGCCCGCCTCACTGCGCGCCTCGACGCAGCCGACGCGTTCCTCGTGATCACACCGGAGTACAACCACAGCTTCCCGGCGTCCATCAAGGCTGCGATCGACTGGCACTTCACCCAGTGGCAGGCCAAGCCCGTGGCGTTCGTGTCGTACGGCGGCCACGCCGGTGGCGCCCGCGCGGTGAACCACCTGCGCCAGGTGTTCACCGAGCTGCACGCGGTGAGCATCCGCGACGGCGTCGCGTTCCCGATGGTCTACCGGGTCTTCGACGAGGACGGTCAGCCGACCGACCCGGAGGTGGGCCGCGCCGCGAAGGTGATGCTCGACGAGCTGGCGTGGTGGGCGCGCGCGCTGCGGACGGCGCGTGAGGAGACGCCGTACGCGTGGTGA
- a CDS encoding helix-turn-helix domain-containing protein has protein sequence MSDNALGSFIRARRDATPPAAVGLPAGERRRAPGLRRSELAVLADISVDYLVRLEQGRDRHPSQAVIGALSDALHLSVAERMHLRQLSKFGTGAACSRAPEPTTVVRPPVLAVIDQLEPGIALVLNRIGDILAHTSTFAKLAAPLGVLDSERPNLFAYTLTDERATTAFPDWAHVAEQTIAQLRGGLGHADPYVQAFIDDLARTVGAHFTDRLAAAAGRAPDSAGVTRWLHPQVGELRLAHERLELAPGDQQTITVLVPDDDASTDAVNRLRGARSGALRAVSS, from the coding sequence ATGAGCGACAACGCCTTGGGGTCCTTCATCCGGGCACGGCGTGACGCGACCCCACCAGCGGCCGTGGGCCTCCCTGCCGGTGAACGACGGCGCGCGCCTGGCCTGCGGCGTTCGGAGCTGGCGGTGCTTGCCGACATCAGCGTCGACTACCTCGTGCGGCTGGAGCAGGGCCGCGACCGGCACCCGTCGCAGGCCGTCATCGGCGCGCTCAGCGACGCCCTGCACCTGTCGGTCGCCGAGCGGATGCACCTCAGGCAGCTGTCGAAGTTCGGGACGGGCGCCGCGTGCTCGCGTGCACCGGAGCCCACGACCGTCGTACGCCCACCGGTGCTCGCCGTCATCGATCAGCTCGAACCCGGAATTGCACTGGTGCTCAACAGGATCGGCGACATCCTGGCTCACACCTCGACGTTTGCGAAGCTCGCGGCGCCGCTCGGCGTGCTCGACTCCGAGCGGCCCAACCTGTTCGCCTACACCCTCACCGACGAGCGTGCGACGACGGCCTTCCCCGACTGGGCGCACGTCGCCGAGCAGACGATCGCGCAGCTGCGTGGTGGGCTCGGGCACGCCGACCCGTACGTCCAGGCCTTCATCGACGACCTCGCCCGGACCGTCGGTGCGCACTTCACCGATCGGCTTGCGGCTGCGGCGGGTCGGGCCCCGGACAGCGCCGGCGTCACGCGGTGGCTGCACCCGCAGGTGGGCGAGCTGAGGCTCGCCCACGAGCGCCTCGAGCTCGCACCGGGCGACCAGCAGACGATCACGGTGCTCGTGCCCGACGACGACGCGTCGACCGACGCCGTCAACCGCCTGCGCGGTGCGCGATCGGGAGCCCTCCGGGCTGTCTCGTCCTGA